Proteins found in one Nymphalis io chromosome 4, ilAglIoxx1.1, whole genome shotgun sequence genomic segment:
- the LOC126781846 gene encoding pyridine nucleotide-disulfide oxidoreductase domain-containing protein 1: MATLKTRYLVIGGGIAGVTCVETLAILHPEETLVIITASSLVKNVSNVSFYAKTVVKFDVKDTEASSLLKIHPNLKIVYDSIKYLDTKNKTAVTDDNVSIQYDVVCICTGGIPRLISDSNKCNRILGIRDTDSVKDFQEKLKDGRRMVIVGNGGIASEIVHATRGIQKVWVVRDDYISATFVDPGAAEFFQDSFRNKSEENKDTTITRRHIFSEEDTVVSINKNLKSAALGPDWYRKLENVKNGSGEQELEIIYKVEVESVEEVNEQEFALNIKLTNGRTIQCDFVISATGVEPAVNFSCDELLKRGPDGGLAVDEFQETSIKDVFAAGDVASATWQHAPHWFQLRLWTQARQMAGMAAKAMHARITNETVLQDFCFELFTHCTTLFGYRVVLLGKYNGQGLGNDYEILLRTTPRHEYIKFVLQNGKLQGAILIGETDLEEMCENLILDQIDLTPFGDDILNPDIDIDDYFD, translated from the coding sequence atggcCACATTAAAAACTAGATATTTAGTTATTGGTGGAGGCATAGCTGGAGTTACATGTGTTGAGACATTAGCAATTTTACATCCCGAAGAAACACTTGTAATAATTACTGCATCTTCACTAGTTAAAAATGTAAGCAATGTTAGTTTTTATGCTAAAACGGTGGTAAAGTTTGATGTTAAAGATACAGAAGCTAGTTCATTGTTAAAGATAcatccaaatttaaaaatagtgtatGACTCAATTAAATACcttgatacaaaaaataaaacagctgtTACTGATGACAATGTTTCTATCCAATATGATGTGGTATGCATTTGTACTGGTGGAATACCAAGATTAATATCAGACTCAAATAAATGCAACAGGATACTTGGAATAAGAGATACAGATTCAGTAAAAGATTTTCAGGAAAAACTTAAAGATGGTCGTCGCATGGTCATTGTCGGTAATGGTGGTATTGCATCAGAAATTGTTCATGCTACCAGAGGTATTCAGAAGGTATGGGTGGTCAGGGATGATTATATATCAGCTACATTTGTTGATCCTGGAGCGGCTGAATTCTTTCAAGATTCATTCCGAAATAAATCTGAAGAAAACAAAGATACCACTATTACAAGAAGGCACATTTTTTCTGAAGAGGATACAGTGGTATCTATTAATAAGAATTTGAAATCTGCAGCTTTAGGTCCTGATTGGTATAGAAAActtgaaaatgttaaaaatggaAGTGGTGAACAAGaacttgaaataatttataaagttgaAGTTGAATCAGTAGAAGAAGTTAATGAACAAGaatttgctttaaatataaagttgacTAATGGAAGAACTATACAATGTGATTTTGTTATATCTGCTACTGGTGTTGAACCTGCTGTAAATTTTTCTTGTGATGAATTACTAAAAAGGGGTCCAGATGGTGGTTTGGCTGTAGATGAATTTCAAGAAACTTCAATCAAAGATGTTTTTGCTGCAGGCGATGTAGCAAGCGCTACTTGGCAACATGCTCCACACTGGTTTCAGTTAAGACTATGGACCCAAGCTCGACAGATGGCTGGAATGGCAGCTAAGGCAATGCATGCTAGAATAACAAATGAAACAGTCTTACAAGACTTTTGCTTTGAACTATTCACACACTGTACAACTCTTTTTGGATACAGAGTTGTATTATTAGGTAAATACAATGGTCAAGGATTAGGTAATGATTATGAAATACTATTAAGGACAACTCCTCGCcatgaatacataaaatttgtGCTGCAAAATGGAAAGTTGCAAGGTGCAATACTAATCGGTGAAACTGATCTAGAAGAAATGTGTGAAAATTTAATACTTGATCAAATAGATCTTACACCTTTTGGTGATGATATATTAAATCCAGATATAGACATTGatgattattttgattaa